A window from Candidatus Nitrospira neomarina encodes these proteins:
- a CDS encoding GldG family protein, which yields MSSILGIAGMIIALVGLGLPLVYPAAESLSSILLGVGTVCLLGYFAFHFRSLTALARTRSTRLGAHSLFSVLLAGVVVALLNFLAAKHAPEWDFSETQNFTLSRQTYQVLRTLPREVKMTVFTHEGSPGYGGYQDLLTTYAKESPLITLAFIDPERQPDKAKEYQVTRIDTVVVESGPQKVYLQRSSEADMTNALLRVTQDKKKRIAFVTGHGEKSLSDTESSGLSRAGDALTKQGYAVGTVDWQDTASHEAAVLIVASSTESISPEDQHRMSQYLEKGGRVLVMDDPGSGTSLDPLFTPWGIQLGTGILADEQDRLGRGSPTALLVRTFTTHDITEDFTTPILFPVSRSVTFDAAQGKAWEFVSLAQTSPESWEEMDLKSPQPEFTAGEDAKGPYTVAGLLIRKPIEQTPPAQPAVLIVGNAAFATNGYLTYPGNTDFFLKAVAWLAQEDALVSLTPKDPAFHPFIPNPSQEQVLVFFQVLFLPLLTLFLGLSVWKRRRSL from the coding sequence GTGTCTTCAATTCTCGGAATAGCCGGAATGATAATCGCCCTGGTAGGACTGGGGCTCCCGTTGGTCTATCCTGCTGCAGAGAGCCTCTCCTCAATCCTGCTCGGCGTGGGAACCGTCTGCCTCCTGGGCTATTTTGCCTTCCATTTTCGTAGCCTCACCGCGTTAGCTCGAACCCGCTCTACCCGACTCGGCGCACACAGCCTGTTTTCGGTGCTGCTTGCCGGCGTCGTCGTGGCCTTACTCAATTTCCTCGCAGCCAAGCATGCGCCGGAATGGGACTTCTCAGAGACGCAGAATTTCACCTTAAGCCGACAGACGTATCAAGTCCTTCGAACTCTTCCAAGAGAGGTGAAAATGACGGTTTTCACCCATGAAGGGAGTCCGGGTTATGGCGGCTACCAGGATCTATTGACGACATATGCGAAGGAGAGTCCGCTCATCACACTGGCATTCATCGATCCCGAACGCCAACCAGACAAGGCAAAAGAGTATCAAGTGACGCGCATCGATACCGTCGTTGTGGAAAGTGGCCCCCAAAAGGTCTATCTCCAACGGTCTTCTGAAGCCGACATGACCAATGCGCTCCTCCGCGTCACACAGGACAAGAAAAAGCGCATTGCTTTTGTCACGGGCCATGGCGAAAAAAGTCTATCCGATACCGAATCGTCAGGATTATCTCGTGCCGGCGATGCCCTGACCAAACAAGGCTATGCGGTCGGGACGGTGGATTGGCAGGACACGGCTTCTCACGAGGCGGCAGTGCTCATCGTTGCCTCCTCCACAGAATCCATATCCCCTGAGGACCAACACCGGATGAGCCAATATCTGGAAAAAGGAGGACGGGTACTGGTGATGGACGATCCAGGCAGCGGCACCTCATTAGATCCCCTATTCACACCGTGGGGCATTCAATTGGGAACCGGCATCCTGGCTGATGAGCAAGATCGCCTGGGACGTGGCAGTCCCACTGCCTTACTCGTTCGCACCTTTACCACCCATGACATCACCGAAGACTTCACGACTCCCATCCTGTTTCCCGTGTCCCGCTCAGTCACTTTTGACGCGGCACAAGGAAAGGCCTGGGAGTTTGTCTCCTTAGCGCAAACGTCTCCGGAAAGTTGGGAAGAAATGGACCTGAAGAGTCCTCAACCGGAATTCACGGCGGGAGAAGACGCCAAAGGTCCGTATACGGTCGCTGGCCTCCTGATCCGCAAACCCATCGAGCAGACTCCACCGGCCCAACCCGCCGTCTTAATCGTGGGCAATGCCGCCTTTGCAACCAATGGGTATTTGACCTATCCTGGCAACACGGACTTTTTCTTAAAAGCCGTTGCCTGGCTCGCCCAAGAAGACGCCCTGGTTTCTCTGACACCAAAAGATCCGGCCTTTCATCCATTCATACCGAATCCCTCGCAGGAACAAGTACTCGTGTTTTTTCAAGTCCTGTTCCTTCCACTCCTCACTTTATTTCTCGGTCTATCCGTTTGGAAAAGGCGGCGAAGTCTGTAA
- a CDS encoding ABC transporter permease has translation MTPVHTIVAKELRSAFVSPVVYVIAAIFLAIVGLLAYSAAANASNQAIRLMQIQNTYAQLNLNDMLFRPLFRSMNLILMIILPLLTMRLFAEERKLRTFELLLTSPIGVNEIVSGKFMSVIIVYSGLLSLTSLIPITLSAYATFDWRPIYLGYVALFLQGALLISIGLFASALTENQIIAAFLSFGCILGLWMLGALGGIVGDTTIGHILSYLSFSEHYERLIRGLFNLKDILYYVSGIAFMWFAAHQAVDAYRWK, from the coding sequence ATGACTCCCGTTCACACGATTGTTGCCAAAGAATTACGAAGTGCGTTTGTGTCTCCCGTGGTTTATGTTATTGCGGCCATCTTTTTAGCTATCGTGGGGCTGTTGGCCTATTCCGCGGCCGCCAATGCAAGTAACCAGGCTATCCGCCTGATGCAAATACAAAACACCTACGCACAACTCAATCTCAATGATATGCTGTTCAGACCCCTCTTTCGAAGCATGAACCTCATCCTCATGATTATTCTCCCATTACTCACCATGCGTCTCTTCGCCGAAGAACGCAAACTTCGAACCTTCGAACTCCTTCTCACGTCTCCCATTGGCGTAAATGAAATTGTGTCTGGAAAGTTCATGAGCGTGATTATCGTCTATAGCGGCCTGTTATCCCTGACAAGCCTCATCCCGATAACGCTTTCCGCCTATGCAACCTTCGATTGGCGACCCATCTATCTTGGGTATGTCGCTCTGTTTCTCCAAGGAGCCCTTCTGATATCCATTGGTCTGTTTGCCTCGGCATTGACCGAAAATCAAATTATTGCGGCTTTTTTAAGCTTTGGCTGCATTTTAGGTCTCTGGATGCTTGGGGCATTAGGGGGCATTGTTGGGGACACCACAATCGGACACATTCTGTCCTATCTTTCTTTTAGCGAACATTATGAACGATTGATTCGTGGGCTGTTCAACCTCAAAGATATTCTTTATTACGTCTCCGGCATAGCGTTTATGTGGTTTGCTGCTCACCAAGCCGTCGACGCCTACCGATGGAAATAA
- a CDS encoding ABC transporter ATP-binding protein — protein sequence MIDVQHVTKRYGNATALDDISFSINKGEIVAFLGPNGAGKTTTMRILTGFMPPTLGTVRIAGFDCLETPWEVKKHIGYLPETPPLYLELTVTEYLTFVGRIKRLSEDQLTERMDTIITQTGLAEVRGRVIGHLSRGYRQRVGLAQALLHNPPVLILDEPTTGLDPNQIIEIRELIKSLAGSHTIILSTHLLAEATAICQRVIIIHRGRIVAVDTPEQLGTKLRESETLSLTVKQSDPDLLEALHHIPGVIRVSQGATAHTYLLDTQMGRDIREELTQLIVSRNVGLLELKTQPLTLEDAFKVLTQTNTPSGPSMTSTPDGPH from the coding sequence ATGATTGACGTTCAACATGTGACCAAACGCTATGGGAACGCAACCGCCTTGGATGACATCTCTTTCTCCATCAACAAGGGGGAGATCGTGGCGTTTCTTGGGCCAAATGGCGCAGGAAAAACTACGACAATGCGTATTCTGACGGGGTTCATGCCCCCAACCCTTGGAACCGTCCGCATTGCAGGGTTTGATTGCCTGGAAACCCCCTGGGAGGTCAAAAAACATATCGGGTATCTCCCCGAAACTCCTCCTCTGTATCTGGAACTGACCGTCACGGAATATTTGACTTTTGTGGGGAGAATTAAACGACTTTCTGAGGACCAATTGACCGAACGGATGGATACGATCATCACCCAAACGGGCCTGGCAGAGGTCCGGGGACGAGTCATCGGACATTTATCCCGTGGATATCGACAACGCGTTGGCTTGGCACAAGCCCTGTTGCACAATCCTCCCGTTTTGATTTTGGACGAACCAACGACAGGGCTGGACCCGAATCAAATTATTGAGATCCGGGAACTCATTAAAAGCCTGGCGGGCTCCCACACCATCATTCTCAGTACACATCTATTGGCCGAGGCCACCGCTATTTGCCAGCGTGTCATTATCATTCACCGTGGCCGCATTGTAGCCGTGGACACCCCGGAACAATTAGGGACCAAACTCCGTGAATCGGAAACGCTCAGTCTAACCGTAAAGCAATCCGACCCGGACCTGTTGGAGGCGCTGCACCATATTCCTGGAGTCATCCGGGTCTCTCAAGGAGCAACGGCTCACACCTATCTTCTGGACACGCAAATGGGGCGGGATATCCGGGAGGAATTAACCCAATTAATCGTCTCCAGAAATGTGGGCCTTCTGGAATTAAAAACCCAACCTCTCACTCTTGAGGATGCGTTTAAGGTGCTCACACAAACCAACACGCCAAGCGGTCCCAGCATGACTAGTACGCCTGATGGACCCCACTAA
- a CDS encoding OmpA family protein, giving the protein MRKLFQGKYAILGLLVAILSGCSSWHHVSIFSHSAEPVEESPDSSPASVVNAPAVSVPQPEPSVPIVSQPQISEIPPATNDISSQTANPSLLPSTLEDVFFDYDQYYIRSEAVPILMQNAEILLNRHATRTVLIEGHCDERGTEEYNLILGERRAMAVKNYLVDLGVNASSIRILSLGKNEPFCLQPTRECFQKNRRAHFVLK; this is encoded by the coding sequence TTGAGGAAGTTGTTTCAGGGAAAATATGCGATCCTTGGGCTGTTGGTTGCCATTCTGAGCGGGTGTAGTTCCTGGCATCATGTATCCATCTTCAGCCACAGTGCCGAGCCAGTCGAGGAGTCTCCCGATTCCTCTCCTGCGTCGGTGGTGAATGCCCCTGCCGTTTCTGTGCCCCAACCGGAACCCTCTGTTCCAATCGTTTCCCAACCTCAAATATCAGAAATCCCGCCGGCAACAAATGACATCAGTTCTCAAACTGCCAATCCTTCCCTTCTCCCCTCGACGTTGGAAGATGTTTTTTTTGATTACGACCAATATTATATCCGGAGTGAGGCTGTTCCTATCCTGATGCAGAACGCGGAAATACTTCTGAATCGGCACGCTACTCGTACCGTCCTGATTGAAGGGCATTGTGATGAGCGTGGAACCGAAGAATATAATCTCATCCTGGGTGAGCGTCGCGCGATGGCGGTGAAGAATTACCTGGTGGATTTAGGTGTGAACGCCTCATCTATTCGAATCCTAAGCTTGGGAAAAAATGAACCGTTTTGTCTTCAACCCACTCGTGAATGTTTTCAAAAGAATAGACGGGCTCACTTCGTGTTGAAGTAA
- a CDS encoding ElyC/SanA/YdcF family protein — protein MLSLKKILASFFSPLSLCIEIIVCGLVFLYFSRKQYLGKVLVSLGFILLVISGYEGISGRIIRTLESQYPPINLSQVLTSGNITNTQESLKWIVVLASGTAGDATLPYQLRVSHHSRVRLMEGIRLHRMLPGSKIILTGGTGFEGSPEATTMSRVAEELGVNRADMVLEVESRDTKDHPLYVRDIVHDEPFILVTSAFHMPRAVKLFEKQGLFPIPASTGQWVPPMQFWSLVNFFPSSSGVRLAELAYHEYMGLLEAWVQDQI, from the coding sequence ATGCTCAGTCTTAAAAAGATTCTGGCCTCATTTTTTTCTCCTCTCTCTCTGTGTATAGAGATCATAGTTTGCGGGCTGGTCTTTTTGTATTTTTCCCGCAAGCAATATCTTGGGAAAGTCCTGGTCTCCCTGGGATTCATTCTGCTTGTCATCAGCGGTTATGAAGGAATCTCAGGGCGTATCATACGTACGTTGGAGTCCCAATATCCTCCTATTAATCTTTCCCAGGTGCTGACTTCTGGGAATATCACAAATACACAAGAATCCCTGAAATGGATTGTTGTCCTGGCCAGCGGCACTGCAGGAGATGCCACGTTGCCTTATCAGCTTCGAGTGTCTCATCATTCCCGTGTTCGATTAATGGAAGGCATTCGGCTTCATCGCATGCTCCCCGGAAGTAAAATCATTCTGACAGGCGGGACGGGGTTTGAGGGGTCTCCTGAAGCGACCACAATGAGTCGAGTTGCCGAGGAATTAGGGGTCAATCGGGCAGATATGGTTCTGGAGGTTGAATCCCGTGATACCAAGGACCATCCTCTGTATGTTCGGGATATCGTCCATGATGAGCCTTTTATCTTGGTGACAAGTGCTTTCCACATGCCACGTGCGGTCAAATTATTCGAGAAACAGGGTCTATTTCCAATTCCGGCTTCCACAGGACAATGGGTTCCTCCTATGCAGTTTTGGTCTTTAGTGAACTTTTTCCCGAGTTCCTCTGGAGTGCGCCTTGCCGAATTGGCTTATCATGAATATATGGGATTATTGGAGGCCTGGGTTCAAGATCAGATTTAA
- a CDS encoding KdsC family phosphatase, with the protein MRKNHAIASLSKSKGAKTVRLLKKKIDSPRSVIRPEKVFKELRLFATDVDGVLTDAGMYYGESGEELKKFHTRDGMGIKLLQAQGVITAIITMENTRIVARRGKKLGIPEVFQGAKDKVAILRHLSEKYGIPFSQMAYIGDDVNDVEALKTVGYAAAPADCVAQVRQVVHYVCKKNGGEGAVREIIDRILAAKGS; encoded by the coding sequence GTGAGAAAAAACCACGCAATCGCTTCTTTATCCAAATCCAAAGGGGCAAAAACAGTACGTCTTCTCAAAAAAAAGATTGATTCTCCACGGTCGGTAATTAGACCAGAGAAAGTGTTCAAAGAGCTGAGATTATTTGCAACGGATGTGGATGGGGTTCTGACCGATGCCGGCATGTACTATGGGGAATCGGGAGAAGAATTGAAAAAGTTCCATACGCGTGATGGTATGGGGATTAAGCTCTTACAAGCCCAAGGGGTAATCACGGCTATCATTACCATGGAAAACACCAGAATTGTCGCTCGCCGAGGAAAGAAATTAGGCATTCCCGAAGTCTTTCAAGGTGCCAAAGATAAGGTGGCCATTTTGCGCCATTTGTCTGAAAAGTACGGGATTCCTTTTTCACAGATGGCCTACATTGGGGATGATGTGAATGACGTGGAGGCCCTGAAAACGGTGGGATACGCCGCAGCTCCCGCGGATTGTGTAGCGCAAGTCCGTCAGGTTGTGCATTATGTCTGCAAAAAAAATGGAGGTGAGGGAGCTGTTCGAGAAATAATCGATAGAATTTTGGCTGCAAAAGGCTCTTAG
- a CDS encoding mannose-1-phosphate guanylyltransferase/mannose-6-phosphate isomerase — MNPHVYGVILAGGSGTRFWPLSRERFPKQLLRILGEGTLLQQTFERLLQNIPANRMAIVTNAVQAESIKLQLNQWKDDIAGNVILEPEGRNTAPAIALAALQLIHQDPEAVMVVVPADHVVKASKKFMRAVQFASELAMGGHLVTFGIQPTRPETGYGYIQPLRRMRVGAKGPFIGYSVARFVEKPNLPTAKRYFRSGNYFWNSGIFVWKASQILSELAFHQPALSKLLNGLQDKMGSEDFPSHLRKVYAKVESLSIDNAVMEHSSRSVVIPIDFGWSDVGSWSSLEEVVPLDKDGNVRNGNIIDLGSRDSVLFADRRVVATIGLDNMVVVDTPDATLVCPKDRAQDVKAIVNLLKRQGAPEHLEHRTVHRPWGSYTVMEEGKGYKVKRIEVAPGKRLSLQLHHQRSEHWVVIAGTARVTRGEEVYDLQAGMSTGIAKETPHRLENPGQIPLEIIEIQNGPYLGEDDIVRLQDDFGRLRPSR; from the coding sequence ATGAATCCTCATGTCTATGGAGTGATTTTGGCCGGGGGGAGTGGTACCCGGTTTTGGCCGTTGAGCCGGGAACGATTTCCTAAGCAATTATTGAGAATTTTGGGAGAAGGAACCCTCCTTCAACAGACGTTTGAGCGTCTATTACAGAATATCCCCGCGAATCGGATGGCCATTGTCACCAACGCCGTTCAAGCGGAATCCATCAAACTTCAACTCAATCAGTGGAAAGATGACATTGCTGGGAATGTCATCCTTGAGCCGGAAGGAAGAAATACGGCACCGGCGATCGCTCTCGCGGCCCTACAATTGATACATCAAGATCCTGAAGCCGTGATGGTGGTGGTGCCGGCAGATCATGTCGTGAAGGCCTCCAAAAAATTTATGCGAGCCGTGCAATTTGCCAGTGAATTGGCGATGGGTGGGCATCTGGTCACGTTTGGGATTCAGCCGACTCGTCCTGAAACAGGGTATGGCTATATTCAGCCTTTGAGGCGAATGAGGGTTGGAGCCAAGGGCCCCTTCATCGGGTATTCGGTGGCTCGCTTTGTTGAAAAGCCGAACCTCCCAACTGCCAAACGATACTTTCGATCTGGAAATTATTTTTGGAATAGCGGTATTTTTGTCTGGAAAGCTTCTCAAATTTTATCAGAATTAGCCTTTCACCAACCGGCGTTATCCAAATTGTTGAATGGTTTACAAGACAAGATGGGAAGTGAGGATTTTCCCTCCCACCTTCGGAAGGTCTATGCAAAAGTCGAATCGCTTTCTATTGACAATGCGGTGATGGAACATTCTTCTCGAAGCGTGGTGATACCGATAGACTTTGGTTGGTCGGATGTGGGGAGTTGGAGCAGCCTGGAAGAAGTGGTGCCTTTGGATAAAGATGGAAATGTCCGGAATGGAAATATTATAGATCTGGGAAGCCGCGATTCGGTGCTGTTTGCGGATCGAAGGGTCGTAGCAACAATTGGCCTCGACAATATGGTGGTGGTGGATACGCCCGATGCCACCCTGGTCTGTCCGAAAGATCGTGCGCAAGATGTCAAAGCTATTGTCAATCTGTTGAAGCGACAGGGCGCCCCTGAACATTTAGAACATCGAACCGTGCATCGTCCTTGGGGTTCCTATACCGTCATGGAAGAGGGTAAAGGTTACAAAGTTAAACGTATTGAAGTCGCACCTGGAAAACGGCTTTCCCTTCAACTCCATCATCAACGCAGTGAGCATTGGGTGGTCATTGCAGGGACGGCCCGGGTGACTCGTGGCGAAGAAGTCTACGACTTGCAAGCCGGAATGAGTACTGGGATAGC